One region of Streptomyces capillispiralis genomic DNA includes:
- a CDS encoding sensor histidine kinase yields MSRLNRVANEGVALVRRWLGVLRDDLWTWRADPLPPSVWLRWVPHGFVCLAAFGVFVGDLAQLYEHGGLGLGAALLIALGQSGAMVLALRRPVPAWWLSLLVTVFGAMAVRARMAPGEYKFTWPWTSAGLIAHLFVLLLLALRVRSRVSAEAVALTSLLTYVVQGLVGGRNYQPTGHLAVTLFAVVVVLGTALRGRREARVELGRQTTLTAEERARRTLLEERSRIARELHDVVAHHMSVISIQAQVAPHLVRDPTDELKENLAGIRQNAVEALTELRRVLDVLRSEHPAPGERSDAPQPTLDRLEALVENTRAAGLTVTTRISGRRRPLPPGVELSAYRIVQEALSNVLRHAPGASARVALAYDPRGLRVEVTDTGATRRAAPSPGAGHGLLGMRERAAMLGGSLTAGPLPGRGYQVDAYLPVAAPPATHPLPQDGPA; encoded by the coding sequence ATGTCTAGGCTGAACCGCGTGGCGAACGAGGGGGTGGCGCTCGTCCGGCGGTGGCTGGGCGTGCTGCGGGACGACCTGTGGACCTGGCGGGCGGACCCGCTGCCCCCGTCGGTGTGGCTGCGCTGGGTGCCGCACGGGTTCGTGTGCCTGGCCGCGTTCGGTGTCTTCGTCGGCGACCTGGCCCAGTTGTACGAACACGGCGGACTGGGCCTCGGGGCCGCCCTGCTGATCGCGCTCGGGCAGAGCGGCGCGATGGTGCTCGCGCTGCGCCGGCCGGTGCCGGCATGGTGGCTGTCGCTCCTGGTCACGGTGTTCGGGGCGATGGCGGTGCGCGCCCGGATGGCCCCCGGCGAGTACAAGTTCACCTGGCCCTGGACCTCGGCCGGGCTGATCGCCCACCTGTTCGTGCTGCTGCTGCTCGCCCTGCGGGTCCGCAGCCGCGTCTCGGCCGAGGCGGTGGCGCTGACCTCGCTGCTCACCTATGTCGTCCAGGGGCTGGTGGGAGGGCGGAACTACCAGCCCACCGGCCACCTCGCCGTCACCCTGTTCGCCGTCGTCGTCGTCCTCGGCACCGCCCTGCGCGGACGCCGCGAGGCCCGTGTCGAACTCGGCCGGCAGACCACGCTCACCGCCGAGGAACGCGCCCGGCGCACCCTCCTGGAGGAGCGCAGCCGGATCGCGCGGGAACTGCACGACGTGGTGGCCCACCACATGTCGGTGATCTCCATCCAGGCCCAGGTCGCCCCGCACCTCGTGCGGGACCCGACGGACGAACTCAAGGAGAACCTCGCCGGCATACGGCAGAACGCCGTCGAGGCGCTGACCGAGCTGCGCCGCGTGCTGGACGTGCTGCGCTCCGAACACCCCGCCCCCGGCGAGCGCTCGGACGCCCCGCAGCCCACCCTCGACCGGCTGGAGGCGCTGGTGGAGAACACCCGCGCCGCCGGACTGACCGTCACCACCCGGATCAGCGGGAGACGGCGCCCGCTGCCGCCCGGGGTGGAACTGTCGGCGTACCGGATCGTGCAGGAGGCGCTGAGCAACGTCCTGCGGCACGCACCCGGCGCGAGCGCCCGGGTCGCCCTCGCCTACGATCCGCGCGGGCTGCGGGTGGAGGTCACCGACACCGGCGCGACCCGTCGGGCGGCCCCGTCACCCGGCGCCGGTCACGGGCTGCTCGGCATGCGGGAACGGGCCGCGATGCTCGGCGGCAGCCTGACGGCCGGCCCCCTCCCGGGCCGCGGCTACCAGGTCGACGCCTACCTCCCGGTCGCCGCCCCGCCCGCCACCCACCCCCTTCCCCAGGACGGACCCGCATGA
- a CDS encoding acyltransferase family protein produces MSRLPAVVRDTAARVDAATPGHRDRAVDALRAGAVLGVVLGHWLVTALVADGRTLRTASPLQHLPWLAPVSWAFQTLAVFFLVGGHVATRGYASSRARGIPYHRWLRGRLTRLFTPVAAVLVLWTAVTAVLLLSGAEYATVRTLVKLALSPLWFLLVFAALTAATPLLARLHPLWPLAVVLHVDLLRFGFGAPAWLGWLNLAAGWLVPYALGAAWTRGELERRRSGWILLLSGTAVTAALVAWAGYPASMVGVPGAAVSNLDPPTLAAVTFGVAQCGLALLLRERLRRAMRRPVAWAAVALVNLSVMTVFLWHQTALMATTATGLLAGRLPGLHTVPDGLGWVAARLAWLPVFLLALAVCRAAFRSWERGGGGRRGRSRVVRAHRPATKDVRHV; encoded by the coding sequence ATGAGCCGCCTGCCGGCCGTCGTACGCGACACCGCCGCGCGCGTCGACGCGGCCACCCCCGGCCATCGCGACCGGGCCGTGGACGCCCTGCGCGCCGGCGCCGTCCTCGGTGTCGTCCTCGGCCACTGGCTGGTGACCGCCCTGGTCGCCGACGGACGCACCCTGCGCACCGCCAGCCCCCTCCAGCACCTGCCGTGGCTGGCCCCCGTCTCCTGGGCCTTCCAGACCCTCGCCGTGTTCTTCCTGGTCGGCGGGCATGTGGCGACGCGCGGGTACGCCTCGTCCCGTGCCCGCGGCATCCCGTACCACCGCTGGCTGCGCGGCCGGCTGACCCGGCTGTTCACCCCGGTCGCCGCCGTCCTCGTCCTGTGGACGGCCGTCACCGCCGTCCTGCTGCTCTCCGGCGCCGAGTACGCGACCGTCCGCACCCTGGTGAAGCTCGCCCTGTCGCCGCTGTGGTTCCTGCTGGTCTTCGCCGCGCTCACCGCCGCGACCCCGCTGCTGGCCCGGCTCCACCCGCTGTGGCCGCTCGCCGTCGTCCTCCACGTCGACCTGCTCCGCTTCGGCTTCGGAGCCCCCGCCTGGCTCGGCTGGCTCAACCTGGCGGCCGGCTGGCTGGTGCCGTACGCCCTCGGCGCCGCCTGGACGCGCGGCGAGCTGGAACGCCGCAGGTCCGGCTGGATCCTGCTGCTCTCCGGTACGGCCGTCACGGCCGCGCTGGTCGCCTGGGCCGGCTATCCGGCGTCGATGGTCGGCGTCCCGGGCGCCGCCGTCTCCAACCTCGACCCGCCGACGCTGGCCGCCGTCACCTTCGGCGTCGCCCAGTGCGGGCTCGCGCTGCTGCTGCGGGAACGGCTGCGCCGTGCGATGCGCCGTCCGGTCGCGTGGGCGGCGGTGGCGCTGGTCAACCTCTCCGTGATGACCGTCTTCCTCTGGCACCAGACCGCCCTGATGGCGACCACCGCCACCGGCCTCCTGGCCGGCCGTCTGCCCGGCCTGCACACGGTGCCCGACGGCCTCGGCTGGGTCGCCGCCCGGCTGGCGTGGCTGCCGGTGTTCCTCCTCGCCCTCGCGGTCTGCCGGGCGGCCTTCCGGTCGTGGGAGCGGGGCGGGGGCGGGCGGCGGGGCCGGTCCCGGGTGGTCCGTGCGCACCGGCCGGCGACGAAGGACGTACGCCATGTCTAG
- a CDS encoding cytochrome P450 — MAAPDDLAFDPWDPAFVADPYPAYAGLRERGRVRYFEPTDQWLVAHHADVSALLRDRRLGRTYLHRFTHEEFGRTPPPPEHEPFHTLNDHGMLDLEPPDHTRIRRLVSKAFTPRTVERLKPYVRTLADELVGALVEAGGGDLLKDVAEPLPVAVIAEMLGIPEADRAPLRPWSAEICGMYELNPSEDAAARAVRASVEFSDYLRDLIAQRRKAPGDDLISGLIAAHDEDDRLTEQEMISTCVLLLNAGHEATVNSTVNGWWALFRHPDQLAALRADHSLVPTAIEELMRYDTPLQLFERWVLDDIEIDGQVIPRGAEIALLFGSANHDPAVFTDPSRLDLARADNPHISFSAGIHYCIGAPLARIELAASMTALLEKAPTLRLAAEPRRKPNFVIRGLEGLAVEVG, encoded by the coding sequence ATGGCTGCTCCTGACGACCTCGCGTTCGACCCGTGGGACCCGGCGTTCGTCGCCGACCCCTACCCCGCCTACGCCGGACTGCGGGAGCGGGGCCGGGTGCGGTACTTCGAGCCGACGGACCAGTGGCTGGTCGCGCACCACGCGGACGTCTCGGCGCTGCTGCGCGACCGGCGCCTGGGCCGGACGTACCTGCACCGCTTCACCCACGAGGAGTTCGGCCGCACGCCGCCCCCGCCGGAGCACGAGCCGTTCCACACCCTCAACGACCACGGCATGCTCGACCTCGAACCGCCGGACCACACCCGCATCCGGCGCCTGGTGTCGAAGGCGTTCACCCCGCGCACCGTGGAGCGCCTCAAGCCGTACGTCCGCACCCTCGCGGACGAGCTGGTCGGGGCGCTGGTCGAGGCGGGCGGCGGCGACCTCCTCAAGGACGTCGCCGAACCCCTCCCGGTCGCGGTGATCGCCGAGATGCTGGGCATCCCGGAGGCCGACCGTGCCCCGCTGCGCCCCTGGTCGGCGGAGATCTGCGGGATGTACGAGCTGAACCCGTCCGAGGACGCGGCGGCGCGGGCGGTCCGGGCGTCGGTCGAGTTCTCCGACTACCTGCGCGACCTGATCGCCCAGCGCCGCAAGGCACCCGGCGACGACCTGATCTCGGGCCTGATCGCCGCCCACGACGAGGACGACCGGCTCACCGAGCAGGAGATGATCTCCACCTGCGTGCTGCTGCTGAACGCGGGCCACGAGGCCACCGTGAACTCCACGGTCAACGGCTGGTGGGCGCTGTTCCGCCACCCCGACCAGCTGGCGGCCCTGCGCGCCGACCACTCCCTGGTCCCCACGGCGATCGAGGAGCTGATGCGCTACGACACCCCGCTCCAGCTCTTCGAGCGCTGGGTGCTGGACGACATCGAGATCGACGGGCAGGTGATCCCGCGGGGCGCGGAGATCGCGCTGCTCTTCGGCTCCGCCAACCACGACCCGGCGGTCTTCACCGACCCGTCCCGCCTGGACCTGGCCCGCGCCGACAACCCGCACATCTCCTTCAGCGCCGGCATCCACTACTGCATCGGCGCACCGCTGGCCCGCATCGAACTGGCCGCCTCGATGACGGCCCTCCTGGAGAAGGCCCCGACCCTGCGCCTGGCGGCGGAACCGCGGCGGAAGCCGAACTTCGTGATCCGGGGGCTGGAGGGGCTGGCCGTGGAGGTGGGGTGA
- a CDS encoding sensor histidine kinase encodes MTETTHTRSRAATSAAGARTRSPEYRLAQDALSGLRQDLFHDAFAFRPLPRRHTDGPFVRRLPGGLRSSARRLPHAVVGAVALIAFLAGAVGGSLPGGDVAALLTGVLCALPVLATLFRPVGAFWLSLAATPVVAVLNQSGADWPWVPGAFVCHLAVLVVVALRTRPRTAAWMWVLTAAYAFLSDIVFSGAYYYTNSGPMMVTSAFALLLVSLWHVRRTAQQEVTAQQTVTAHERSRRTALEERTTIARELHDVVAHHMSVVAIQAEAAPYRVENPPPELERAFATIRENAVAALTELRRILGVVRAEDYEAPDAPQPTLADLDSLLVNVRDAGLDVEKVVTGAVRELPQGVELSAYRIVQEALSNSLRHAPGASARVEIGYVLGGLGVRVVNGPMPEPGLVKPSPGAGHGITGMRERVTMLNGEMTAGPADDGGYEVAVFLPVATVNEGDA; translated from the coding sequence GTGACCGAGACGACCCACACACGCTCCCGGGCCGCGACGTCCGCGGCCGGCGCCAGGACGCGCAGCCCGGAGTACCGGCTCGCCCAGGACGCCCTGAGCGGACTGCGCCAGGACCTCTTCCACGACGCCTTCGCCTTCCGCCCGCTGCCGCGCCGGCACACCGACGGCCCGTTCGTCCGCCGGCTGCCCGGCGGGCTGCGGTCGTCCGCGCGGCGGCTCCCGCACGCGGTGGTGGGGGCCGTCGCGCTGATCGCCTTCCTGGCCGGCGCGGTGGGCGGCAGCCTGCCCGGCGGGGACGTGGCGGCCCTCCTGACCGGCGTGCTGTGCGCGCTCCCGGTGCTCGCCACCCTGTTCCGGCCGGTCGGCGCGTTCTGGCTGTCGCTGGCGGCGACCCCGGTGGTCGCCGTCCTCAACCAGAGCGGGGCCGACTGGCCGTGGGTGCCCGGCGCGTTCGTCTGCCACCTGGCGGTGCTGGTCGTGGTGGCGCTGCGCACCCGGCCCCGCACCGCGGCCTGGATGTGGGTGCTGACCGCCGCCTACGCCTTCCTCTCGGACATCGTCTTCAGCGGCGCGTACTACTACACCAACAGCGGGCCCATGATGGTGACGTCCGCGTTCGCCCTGCTCCTGGTTTCCCTCTGGCACGTCCGCCGCACCGCGCAGCAGGAGGTGACCGCCCAGCAGACGGTCACCGCGCACGAACGCTCGCGGCGCACCGCGCTGGAGGAGCGCACCACCATCGCCCGCGAACTGCACGACGTGGTGGCCCACCACATGTCGGTGGTCGCCATCCAGGCCGAGGCCGCCCCCTACCGGGTGGAGAACCCGCCGCCGGAGCTGGAGCGCGCCTTCGCCACCATCCGGGAGAACGCGGTGGCCGCCCTCACCGAGCTGCGCCGCATCCTCGGCGTGGTCCGCGCCGAGGACTACGAGGCCCCGGACGCCCCGCAGCCCACCCTCGCCGACCTCGACTCCCTGCTGGTCAACGTGCGCGACGCCGGTCTGGACGTGGAGAAGGTGGTGACCGGCGCGGTGCGGGAGCTGCCGCAGGGCGTGGAACTGTCGGCGTACCGGATCGTGCAGGAGGCGCTGAGCAACAGCCTGCGGCACGCGCCCGGCGCGAGCGCCCGCGTGGAGATCGGGTACGTCCTCGGCGGGCTCGGGGTGCGCGTGGTGAACGGCCCGATGCCCGAGCCCGGCCTGGTGAAGCCCTCGCCCGGTGCCGGTCACGGCATCACCGGCATGCGCGAGCGGGTCACCATGCTCAACGGGGAGATGACGGCCGGTCCGGCCGACGACGGCGGCTACGAGGTGGCCGTGTTCCTGCCGGTCGCCACGGTGAACGAGGGTGACGCATGA
- a CDS encoding response regulator, with amino-acid sequence MIRVLIADDQQMVRQGFTVLLNAQPDIEVVGQAVDGLDAVAQVAGLAPDVVLMDIRMPELGGIEATARITTATPHIKVLVLTTFDLDEYVYEALRAGASGFLLKDASADQLAEAVRVVAAGDALLAPGITRRLIAEFSRLDDRPRTPLKQRVGDLTERETEVLALIAQGLSNAEIAVRLVVAEQTVKTHVGRILVKLGLRDRTQAAVFAYESGLVRPSGY; translated from the coding sequence ATGATCCGCGTACTGATCGCCGACGACCAGCAGATGGTCCGTCAGGGCTTCACCGTGCTGCTCAACGCCCAGCCCGACATCGAGGTGGTCGGCCAGGCGGTGGACGGACTCGACGCGGTCGCGCAGGTCGCCGGACTCGCCCCGGACGTCGTCCTGATGGACATCCGCATGCCCGAACTCGGCGGCATCGAGGCCACCGCCCGCATCACCACCGCCACCCCGCACATCAAGGTGCTCGTCCTCACCACCTTCGACCTCGACGAGTACGTCTACGAGGCGCTGCGCGCCGGTGCCTCCGGCTTCCTGCTGAAGGACGCCTCCGCCGATCAGCTCGCCGAGGCGGTCCGGGTGGTGGCGGCCGGGGACGCCCTGCTCGCGCCCGGCATCACCCGCCGGCTGATCGCCGAGTTCTCCCGGCTGGACGACCGCCCCCGCACCCCGCTCAAGCAACGCGTCGGGGACCTCACCGAGCGGGAGACGGAGGTGCTCGCGCTGATCGCGCAGGGCCTGTCCAACGCGGAGATAGCGGTCCGGCTGGTGGTGGCCGAGCAGACCGTGAAGACCCACGTCGGCCGCATCCTGGTCAAGCTCGGCCTGCGGGACCGCACCCAGGCCGCGGTCTTCGCGTACGAGTCGGGCCTGGTCCGCCCCTCCGGGTACTGA
- a CDS encoding response regulator, translated as MTIRVLIADDQMMVREGFSVLLNAMPDIEVVGEAVNGRQAIERVRELAPDVVLMDIRMPELNGIEATREIVAADGTAKVLVLTTFDLDEYVYQALRAGASGFLLKDASARQLADGVRVVAAGEALLAPTVTRRLITEFSKLSEAPRLMPSAQAAYGDLTERETEVLVLIAQGLSNSEIAGRLVVAESTIKTHVSRILVKLGLRDRTQAAVFAYEARLVTPG; from the coding sequence ATGACCATCCGGGTCCTGATCGCCGACGACCAGATGATGGTGCGCGAGGGCTTCTCCGTCCTGCTGAACGCGATGCCCGACATCGAGGTCGTCGGCGAGGCGGTCAACGGCCGCCAGGCGATCGAGCGGGTCCGCGAACTCGCCCCCGACGTCGTCCTCATGGACATCCGCATGCCCGAGCTGAACGGCATCGAGGCGACCCGGGAGATCGTCGCCGCCGACGGCACGGCGAAGGTGCTCGTGCTCACCACCTTCGACCTCGACGAGTACGTCTACCAGGCGCTGCGCGCGGGCGCCTCCGGCTTCCTGCTCAAGGACGCCTCCGCCCGCCAGCTCGCCGACGGGGTGCGGGTCGTCGCGGCCGGGGAGGCGCTGCTCGCCCCGACGGTGACCAGGCGCCTGATCACCGAGTTCTCCAAGCTGTCCGAGGCACCGCGGCTGATGCCGTCCGCGCAGGCGGCGTACGGCGACCTGACCGAGCGGGAGACGGAGGTGCTGGTGCTGATCGCGCAGGGCCTGTCGAACTCCGAGATCGCCGGGCGGCTGGTGGTCGCCGAGTCGACGATCAAGACGCACGTCAGCCGCATCCTGGTGAAGCTGGGCCTCAGGGACCGCACCCAGGCGGCGGTGTTCGCCTACGAGGCACGGCTGGTCACCCCGGGTTGA
- a CDS encoding ABC transporter permease has product MSATAFAVRPAGSRHLAGTAILLRFALRRDRLMMPVWVGVNALMVLSMPNTLKGLYGTPAERADLVGQMATNSSLRAMVGPVFGDSLGALTAWRVGVYAGALAAVTALLVVVRHTRDEEESGRQELVASGMVGRRAPLTAALLAAAVASGVLALLVAVGLAGQGAGGALAFGLGLAGVGMVFATMAAIVAQLTESARLARGLTAAVLGAAFVLRAAGDSATDGGSSPLTWASPLGWLENLRAFAGERWWVLGLFAGAALLQGAVAYALAGRRDLGMSFLPSRPGPAAGRLGGAGALAWRLQRGGVLGWSVGFLLAGLVYGSLADGAAELVGDNESAREIFRRMGGRSGLTDAFLATMAGMLGLVAALFVVASVLRLHGEETSGRAEPVLAGAVGRLRWAAGHLMVAFGGSVLLMLLAGAGLALGHGERAGPVLGACLVQLPAVWVIGGVAVLLHGLVPGAAMGAWGVAGAALLIGWVGPALDVPGAVLDLSPFGHLPKLPGGSMEWPPVLILTALAAALVTAGLAGLRRRDMTT; this is encoded by the coding sequence ATGAGCGCCACCGCCTTCGCCGTACGGCCCGCCGGCTCCCGCCACCTCGCGGGCACGGCGATCCTGTTGCGCTTCGCGCTGCGCCGGGACCGGCTGATGATGCCGGTCTGGGTCGGGGTGAACGCCCTGATGGTGCTGTCCATGCCGAACACGCTGAAGGGGCTCTACGGCACCCCGGCCGAACGTGCCGACCTGGTCGGCCAGATGGCCACCAACTCCTCGCTGCGCGCGATGGTCGGCCCGGTCTTCGGCGACTCCCTCGGCGCGCTGACCGCCTGGCGGGTCGGCGTGTACGCGGGCGCGCTGGCCGCGGTGACGGCGCTGCTCGTCGTCGTACGGCACACCCGCGACGAGGAGGAGAGCGGGCGTCAGGAGCTGGTGGCCTCCGGGATGGTGGGCCGCCGGGCCCCGCTGACCGCGGCGCTGCTCGCGGCGGCGGTCGCGAGCGGTGTGCTGGCGCTGCTGGTGGCGGTCGGGCTGGCCGGGCAGGGCGCGGGCGGCGCGCTGGCGTTCGGGCTCGGACTGGCCGGCGTGGGCATGGTGTTCGCGACCATGGCGGCGATCGTGGCGCAGCTGACGGAGAGCGCGCGGCTCGCGCGGGGACTGACGGCGGCGGTGCTCGGGGCGGCGTTCGTGCTGCGGGCGGCCGGGGACTCCGCGACGGACGGGGGCTCGTCACCGCTGACCTGGGCGTCGCCGCTGGGCTGGCTGGAGAACCTGCGGGCGTTCGCCGGTGAGCGGTGGTGGGTGCTGGGCCTGTTCGCCGGAGCGGCGCTGCTCCAGGGGGCGGTGGCGTACGCGCTCGCCGGGCGCCGGGACCTCGGCATGAGCTTCCTGCCGAGCCGTCCCGGACCGGCCGCCGGGCGGCTCGGCGGCGCGGGGGCGCTGGCCTGGCGGCTGCAGCGGGGCGGCGTGCTCGGCTGGAGCGTCGGCTTCCTGCTGGCGGGGCTGGTGTACGGCTCGCTGGCGGACGGGGCGGCCGAACTCGTCGGCGACAACGAGAGCGCCCGGGAGATCTTCCGGCGGATGGGCGGGCGGTCCGGGCTGACGGACGCCTTCCTCGCCACCATGGCCGGGATGCTGGGACTGGTCGCGGCCCTGTTCGTCGTGGCGTCGGTGCTGCGGCTGCACGGCGAGGAGACCTCCGGGCGGGCCGAACCGGTCCTCGCGGGCGCGGTGGGACGGCTGCGCTGGGCGGCCGGGCACCTGATGGTGGCGTTCGGCGGGTCGGTCCTGCTGATGCTGCTCGCCGGGGCGGGGCTCGCGCTCGGTCACGGTGAGCGGGCGGGCCCGGTCCTGGGGGCGTGTCTGGTGCAGCTCCCGGCGGTGTGGGTGATCGGCGGGGTGGCGGTGCTGCTGCACGGGCTGGTGCCCGGGGCGGCGATGGGCGCGTGGGGCGTGGCCGGTGCGGCGCTGCTGATCGGCTGGGTCGGCCCGGCGCTGGACGTGCCGGGGGCGGTGCTGGACCTGTCGCCCTTCGGTCATCTGCCGAAGCTGCCGGGCGGGAGCATGGAGTGGCCCCCGGTGCTCATCCTCACGGCTCTCGCCGCGGCTCTGGTGACGGCGGGGCTGGCCGGGCTGCGGCGGCGGGACATGACGACGTGA